The following proteins are encoded in a genomic region of Zea mays cultivar B73 chromosome 9, Zm-B73-REFERENCE-NAM-5.0, whole genome shotgun sequence:
- the LOC100304287 gene encoding AT-hook motif nuclear-localized protein 22 produces MDPVAAAHGGGHHFAPPVAPFHHAFGGGHHLFPGQQHPAFQHFQEHQLELMGGVPAGAKQELGDDSNNTINSAGSNGSGDGDQQQQQQQAGGDVDNHHQHHHHQQAAVMRRPRGRPAGSKNKPKPPVIITRDSASALRAHVLEVAAGCDVVDSVAGFARRRQVGVCVLSGAGSVANVCVRQPGAGAGAVTLPGRFEILSLCGSFLPPPAPPAATGLTVYLSGGQGQVVGGSVAGPLLASGPVVIVAACFGNAAYERLPLDDDDLPQQQQHLPPPPPIPQGMPGAAGAGGQSSSPPPPPLPLPGQHPLADQLPHGLINGLPLPADAYGWANPGGGAGRVAPY; encoded by the coding sequence ATGGATCCCGTGGCGGCGGCGCACGGCGGCGGCCACCACTTCGCGCCGCCAGTGGCGCCGTTCCACCACGCGTTCGGCGGCGGCCACCACCTGTTCCCGGGACAGCAGCACCCGGCGTTCCAGCATTTCCAGGAGCACCAGCTGGAGCTCATGGGCGGGGTCCCCGCCGGCGCGAAGCAGGAGCTCGGCGACGACAGCAACAACACCATCAACAGCGCGGGGAGCAACGGGAGCGGCGACGgcgaccagcagcagcagcagcagcaggccgggGGCGACGTCGACAACCACCaccagcaccaccaccaccagcaggcCGCGGTGATGCGCCGCCCGCGGGGTCGCCCCGCGGGGTCCAAGAACAAGCCGAAGCCGCCCGTGATCATCACGCGGGACAGCGccagcgcgctgcgcgcgcacgtGCTGGAGGTGGCCGCCGGCTGCGACGTGGTGGACAGCGTGGCCGGCTTCGCGCGGCGCCGCCAGGTGGGCGTGTGCGTGCTCAGCGGCGCCGGCAGCGTGGCCAACGTGTGCGTCCGCCagcccggcgccggcgccggggccgtcacgctgCCGGGCCGCTTCGAGATCCTCTCCCTCTGCGGCTCCTTCCTCCCGCCGCCGGCGCCGCCCGCCGCCACGGGCCTCACCGTCTACCTCTCCGGCGGGCAGGGCCAGGTGGTGGGCGGGTCCGTGGCCGGGCCGCTCCTCGCGTCCGGCCCCGTCGTCATCGTCGCCGCCTGCTTCGGCAACGCCGCCTACGAGCGCCTCCCGCTCGACGACGACGACctgccgcagcagcagcagcacctgcccccTCCTCCTCCTATTCCGCAGGGCATGCCCGGAGCTGCCGGCGCCGGCGGGCAGTCCTCGTCCCCGCCGCCCCCGCCGCTGCCATTGCCCGGACAACACCCGCTCGCCGACCAGCTCCCCCACGGCCTCATCAACGGCCTCCCTCTCCCCGCTGACGCCTACGGCTGGGCCAACCCAGGAGGCGGCGCCGGCCGCGTCGCCCCGTACTGA